A stretch of Arachis hypogaea cultivar Tifrunner chromosome 15, arahy.Tifrunner.gnm2.J5K5, whole genome shotgun sequence DNA encodes these proteins:
- the LOC112750007 gene encoding polygalacturonase At1g48100 isoform X1, with the protein MSRLSMKNLTYMLVIAILIWSSSFESCIARRGKHWRHTRAFSSSLYKKKGKSYYGHSHSHNHNHNHHGGGSSKSKPPTHKKSTPSPPNPPPYTTIPPPPPPPPPKSHKPKVGVPSTPPPPPKDCNGGHSIIFNVLDFGAKGDGSTDDTKAFQATWGAACKVEASTMLVPADYTFYVGPMSFSGPYCKPSIVFQLDGTIIAPTNANAWSGGLLQWLEFTKLVGITIQGKGVIDGRGSVWWQDQPFDNPIDGEEKLIVPLNHTWKPPVPVQSAMGRKMPSIKPTALRFYGSFNAVVTGITIQNSPQCHLKFDNCNGVLVHDVSISSPGNSPNTDGIHLQNSKDVMIHTSNLACGDDCISIQTGCSNVFVHDVNCGPGHGISIGSLGKDNTRACVSNITVRDVNMHNTMNGVRIKTWQGGSGSVQGVLFSNIQVSEVQLPIVIDQFYCDKRTCTNHTSAVSLEGINYDRIKGTYTVKPVHFACSDSLPCVDVSLNKVELKPVQEQYHLCNPFCWQTYGELRSPTVPTIDCLQIGKPSSNRIQTDHDIFI; encoded by the exons ATGAGTAGATTGAGTATGAAGAACTTGACCTACATGCTTGTCATTGCAATTCTTATCTGGTCTTCAAGTTTTGAGTCCTGCATTGCAAGAAGAGGCAAGCATTGGAGACATACCAGAGCTTTCTCATCTTCTCTGTATAAGAAGAAAGGTAAGAGTTATTATGGTCATAGTCATAGTCACAATCACAATCACAATCACCATGGTGGAGGATCATCAAAGTCAAAGCCTCCAACACATAAAAAGAGTACTCCATCACCACCTAATCCTCCACCATACACAACcattccaccaccaccaccaccaccaccaccaaagaGTCACAAGCCGAAAGTGGGCGTACCCTCGACTCCGCCGCCGCCACCGAAAGATTGCAATGGTGGCCATTCTATCATATTCAATGTGCTGGATTTTGGAGCTAAGGGAGATGGAAGCACTGATGATACAAAG GCATTCCAAGCCACATGGGGAGCAGCTTGCAAGGTAGAGGCATCAACAATGCTAGTCCCAGCAGATTACACCTTCTATGTGGGACCTATGTCATTCTCAGGCCCATATTGCAAACCAAGCATTGTTTTTCAG CTTGATGGTACAATTATTGCTCCAACAAATGCAAATGCTTGGTCTGGAGGACTGCTACAATGGCTGGAGTTTACAAAGCTGGTGGGAATCACCATTCAAGGAAAGGGTGTCATTGATGGAAGAGGCTCAGTTTGGTGGCAAGACCAGCCATTTGATAACCCTATAGATGGTGAAGAAAAGCTCATAGTCCCTTTAAACCACACATGGAAACCACCGGTGCCG GTTCAGAGTGCTATGGGGAGGAAAATGCCAAGCATCAAGCCAACT GCATTAAGATTTTATGGGAGTTTTAACGCAGTAGTGACAGGCATAACAATTCAAAATAGTCCTCAATGCCACCTCAAGTTTGACAACTGCAATGGGGTTCTGGTCCATGATGTTAGCATATCATCCCCTGGTAACAGCCCAAATACAGATGGAATTCACCTTCAGAATTCCAAAGATGTGATGATTCATACCAGCAACTTAGCATGTG GTGATGACTGTATTTCCATACAAACTGGGTGCTCAAATGTATTTGTACACGATGTCAACTGTGGGCCAGGACATGGAATCAGCATTGGAAGCTTAGGGAAGGATAACACCAGAGCCTGTGTCTCAAACATCACTGTCAGAGATGTCAACATGCACAACACAATGAATGGTGTCAGAATCAAGACATGGCAG GGTGGTTCAGGATCAGTGCAGGGGGTACTATTCTCAAACATACAGGTTTCTGAAGTTCAACTCCCTATTGTGATTGACCAATTCTATTGTGACAAAAGAACATGCACAAACCACACATCAGCTGTGTCTCTGGAAGGAATCAACTATGACAGAATTAAGGGAACTTACACGGTAAAGCCGGTTCACTTCGCATGCAGTGATAGCCTGCCATGCGTGGACGTGTCGTTAAACAAGGTGGAGCTGAAACCAGTTCAGGAGCAATACCATCTATGTAATCCATTCTGCTGGCAGACTTATGGAGAACTGAGATCCCCCACTGTCCCTACTATCGATTGTTTACAGATCGGGAAGCCATCGAGCAACCGGATTCAAACCGATCATGATAT CTTTATCTGA
- the LOC112750005 gene encoding phosphatidylinositol 3-kinase, root isoform: protein MTGNEFRFFLSCDINLPVTFRVDRLEGHLPLPVKSPNSESNVPTEDRTGELYVECALYIDGAQFGLPTRTRLESSGPYCWNELITLTTKYRDLTAQSQLTFTVWDVSHGDGLVGGATILLFNRKKQLKTGKQKLRLWPGKEADGAFPTSTPGKVPRHERGELERLEKLVNKYERGQIPRVDWLDRLTFKTMEKIKERESLKNGSSHLYLVVDFCSFEHRVVFQESGANFLMPSPIASTNDIVIVWDPEVGKINPSEHKQLKLARSLTRGVIDRDLKPSSNERKSIQRILKYPPTRTLSGDERQLLWKFRFSLMSEKRALTKFLRCVEWSDVQEAKQALELMGKWEMIDVSDALELLSPVFESEEVRAYAVSVLERADDEELECYLLQLVQALRFERSDKSRLSHFLVQRALRNIELASFLRWYVAVELYDPAYAKRFYCTYEILEENMMKMAAGVNGEEDGFKLWQSLVRQTELTAQLCSITRDVRNVRGNTQKKIEKLRQLLSGLLSELTYFDEPIRSPLAPGVLITGIVPSESSIFKSALHPLRLTFRTANGGTCKIIFKKGDDIRQDQLVVQMVSLMDRLLKLENLDLHLTPYMVLATGQDEGMLEFIPSRSLAQILSEHRSIVSYLQKFHPDDHGPFGITATCLETFIKSCAGYSVITYILGIGDRHLDNLLLRDDGRLFHVDFGFILGRDPKPFPPPMKLCKEMVEAMGGAESQYYTRFKSYCCEAYNILRKSSNLILNLFYLMAGSNIPDIASDPEKGILKLQEKFRLDLDDEASIHFFQDLINESVSALFPQMVETIHRWAQYWR, encoded by the exons ATGACTGGAAACGAGTTCCGCTTCTTCCTTTCGTGCGACATTAATCTCCCCGTCACCTTCCGCGTCGACCGCCTTGAAGGCCATTTGCCCCTTCCCGTCAAATCCCCCAATTCAG AAAGTAATGTCCCTACAGAAGATAGAACGGGAGAGTTGTATGTTGAGTGTGCATTATACATTGATGGTGCACAATTTGGCCTTCCCACGAGAACAAG ATTGGAGTCCTCAGGACCATATTGTTGGAATGAGCTCATCACGTTGACAACTAAATATCGAGACTTAACTGCTCAATCACAACTAACTTTCACT GTTTGGGATGTTTCACATGGTGACGGATTGGTTGGAGGAGCCACAATTCTTCTCTTTAACAGAAAAAAACAGCTCAAAACTGGGAAGCAAAAGCTTAGGCTTTGGCCAGGAAAAGAGGCAGATGGAGCATTCCCTACTAGTACACCTGGAAAG GTCCCCAGGCATGAGCGTGGTGAGTTAGAGCGGTTGGAAAAGCTTGTGAACAAGTACGAGCGAGGTCAGATTCCACGCGTGGACTGGCTAGATCGCCTCACGTTTAAAACAATGGAGAAAATCAAGGAACGTGAAAGCTTAAAAAATGGAAGTTCTCATTTGTACTTGGTTGTAGATTTTTGTAGTTTTGAGCATCGGGTTGTTTTTCAG GAATCTGGTGCAAATTTTTTGATGCCATCCCCTATAGCTTCAACAAATGATATTGTTATTGTCTGGGACCCTGAAGTGGGAAAGATAAATCCCTCTGAGCACAAACAATTAAAGTTGGCCAGAAGCTTGACCCGTGGTGTCATAGACAGAGATTTAAAGCCAAGCTCAAATGAGAGAAA GTCCATTCAGAGGATACTGAAGTATCCACCAACAAGGACTTTGAGTGGAGATGAAAGACAGCTATTATGGAAATTTCGCTTCTCTTTAATGTCTGAAAAGAGGGCTCTCACAAAGTTCCTTCGTTGTGTTGAATGGAGCGATGTTCAG GAAGCAAAACAAGCACTAGAATTGATGGGAAAGTGGGAAATGATTGATGTTTCTGATGCACTTGAACTTCTGTCTCCTGTTTTTGAAAGTGAAGAG GTCCGTGCTTATGCTGTTAGTGTTCTTGAAAGAGCTGATGATGAGGAGCTTGAATGTTACTTGCTTCAGCTGGTTCAGGCTCTTAGGTTTGAGCGCTCTGACAAATCTCGCCTTTCTCATTTCCTTGTCCAACGTG CATTACGTAATATTGAATTGGCAAGCTTCCTTCGTTGGTATGTGGCTGTTGAACTTTATGACCCTGCATATGCCAAACGATTTTACTGCACTTACGAGATCTTGGAGGAGAATATGATGAAG ATGGCAGCTGGTGTGAATGGAGAGGAAGATGGGTTTAAACTTTGGCAGAGTTTGGTGCGTCAGACAGAGTTGACTGCTCAGTTGTGTTCAATCACAAGAGATGTGAGGAATGTCCGTGGCAATACACAGAAGAAGATTGAAAAGCTCCGACAATTGCTATCTGGTCTTCTTAGTGAGCTTACTTATTTTGATGAG CCAATACGATCACCTCTGGCGCCTGGTGTCCTCATCACTGGGATTGTACCCTCAGAGTCGTCAATATTTAAAAGTGCGCTGCATCCTTTGCGGCTTACTTTTAGAACAGCAAATGGTGGAACCTgtaaaatcatatttaaaaagGGTGATGACATTCGACAGGACCAATTG GTTGTTCAAATGGTATCACTAATGGATCGATTGCTTAAGTTGGAAAATCTTGACCTGCACTTAACACCATACATGGTGCTAGCAACTGGGCAAGATGAAGGCATGCTGGAATTCATTCCATCCCGTTCGCTAGCACAG ATTCTATCGGAGCACCGTAGTATCGTAAGCTACCTGCAGAAGTTTCATCCTGATGACCATGGACCTTTTGGCATTACAGCCACTTGTCTTGAAACATTTATAAAAAGCTGTGCTGGCTACTCTGTTATCACATATATACTTGGTATTGGAGACAG GCATTTGGATAATCTCCTCCTTAGAGATGATGGACGTCTTTTTCATGTTGATTTTGGTTTTATCCTTGGGCGAGATCCTAAGCCATTTCCACCCCCGATGAAGCTTTGCAAGGAAATGGTTGAGGCTATGGGTGGTGCTGAAAG CCAATATTATACAAGGTTCAAGTCCTATTGTTGTGAAGCATACAACATTCTTCGGAAATCCAGTAACCTAATTTTAAATCTGTTTTACTTGATGGCGGGTTCAAATATTCCTGACATAGCTTCTGATCCTGAAAAAGGAATCCTCAAG CTTCAAGAGAAGTTTCGCTTGGACTTGGACGATGAAGCCAGCATACACTTTTTTCAGGATCTCATCAACGAGAGTGTGAGTGCATTGTTCCCACAAATGGTTGAGACCATTCATCGCTGGGCACAGTATTGGCGGTAA
- the LOC112750007 gene encoding polygalacturonase At1g48100 isoform X2, with product MSRLSMKNLTYMLVIAILIWSSSFESCIARRGKHWRHTRAFSSSLYKKKGKSYYGHSHSHNHNHNHHGGGSSKSKPPTHKKSTPSPPNPPPYTTIPPPPPPPPPKSHKPKVGVPSTPPPPPKDCNGGHSIIFNVLDFGAKGDGSTDDTKAFQATWGAACKVEASTMLVPADYTFYVGPMSFSGPYCKPSIVFQLDGTIIAPTNANAWSGGLLQWLEFTKLVGITIQGKGVIDGRGSVWWQDQPFDNPIDGEEKLIVPLNHTWKPPVPVQSAMGRKMPSIKPTALRFYGSFNAVVTGITIQNSPQCHLKFDNCNGVLVHDVSISSPGNSPNTDGIHLQNSKDVMIHTSNLACGDDCISIQTGCSNVFVHDVNCGPGHGISIGSLGKDNTRACVSNITVRDVNMHNTMNGVRIKTWQGGSGSVQGVLFSNIQVSEVQLPIVIDQFYCDKRTCTNHTSAVSLEGINYDRIKGTYTVKPVHFACSDSLPCVDVSLNKVELKPVQEQYHLCNPFCWQTYGELRSPTVPTIDCLQIGKPSSNRIQTDHDIC from the exons ATGAGTAGATTGAGTATGAAGAACTTGACCTACATGCTTGTCATTGCAATTCTTATCTGGTCTTCAAGTTTTGAGTCCTGCATTGCAAGAAGAGGCAAGCATTGGAGACATACCAGAGCTTTCTCATCTTCTCTGTATAAGAAGAAAGGTAAGAGTTATTATGGTCATAGTCATAGTCACAATCACAATCACAATCACCATGGTGGAGGATCATCAAAGTCAAAGCCTCCAACACATAAAAAGAGTACTCCATCACCACCTAATCCTCCACCATACACAACcattccaccaccaccaccaccaccaccaccaaagaGTCACAAGCCGAAAGTGGGCGTACCCTCGACTCCGCCGCCGCCACCGAAAGATTGCAATGGTGGCCATTCTATCATATTCAATGTGCTGGATTTTGGAGCTAAGGGAGATGGAAGCACTGATGATACAAAG GCATTCCAAGCCACATGGGGAGCAGCTTGCAAGGTAGAGGCATCAACAATGCTAGTCCCAGCAGATTACACCTTCTATGTGGGACCTATGTCATTCTCAGGCCCATATTGCAAACCAAGCATTGTTTTTCAG CTTGATGGTACAATTATTGCTCCAACAAATGCAAATGCTTGGTCTGGAGGACTGCTACAATGGCTGGAGTTTACAAAGCTGGTGGGAATCACCATTCAAGGAAAGGGTGTCATTGATGGAAGAGGCTCAGTTTGGTGGCAAGACCAGCCATTTGATAACCCTATAGATGGTGAAGAAAAGCTCATAGTCCCTTTAAACCACACATGGAAACCACCGGTGCCG GTTCAGAGTGCTATGGGGAGGAAAATGCCAAGCATCAAGCCAACT GCATTAAGATTTTATGGGAGTTTTAACGCAGTAGTGACAGGCATAACAATTCAAAATAGTCCTCAATGCCACCTCAAGTTTGACAACTGCAATGGGGTTCTGGTCCATGATGTTAGCATATCATCCCCTGGTAACAGCCCAAATACAGATGGAATTCACCTTCAGAATTCCAAAGATGTGATGATTCATACCAGCAACTTAGCATGTG GTGATGACTGTATTTCCATACAAACTGGGTGCTCAAATGTATTTGTACACGATGTCAACTGTGGGCCAGGACATGGAATCAGCATTGGAAGCTTAGGGAAGGATAACACCAGAGCCTGTGTCTCAAACATCACTGTCAGAGATGTCAACATGCACAACACAATGAATGGTGTCAGAATCAAGACATGGCAG GGTGGTTCAGGATCAGTGCAGGGGGTACTATTCTCAAACATACAGGTTTCTGAAGTTCAACTCCCTATTGTGATTGACCAATTCTATTGTGACAAAAGAACATGCACAAACCACACATCAGCTGTGTCTCTGGAAGGAATCAACTATGACAGAATTAAGGGAACTTACACGGTAAAGCCGGTTCACTTCGCATGCAGTGATAGCCTGCCATGCGTGGACGTGTCGTTAAACAAGGTGGAGCTGAAACCAGTTCAGGAGCAATACCATCTATGTAATCCATTCTGCTGGCAGACTTATGGAGAACTGAGATCCCCCACTGTCCCTACTATCGATTGTTTACAGATCGGGAAGCCATCGAGCAACCGGATTCAAACCGATCATGATATCTGTTGA
- the LOC112748139 gene encoding uncharacterized protein has protein sequence MIERSNPTPEVDFSSTTTTASEAILVPSDILCSCTPLTNLNREDTVLLHEIFSSMPVSPELLDQILPDIGETARRILSRERCDSNTREIVVNLHVTTYIVVQDSDIYDDDLCQNFSELAQFVNLLERSKIDEQDDDAECAICLEKFGHGNEDSSVEVVRTNCSHVFHDHCMFRWLRGCSNCQSPYSCPLCRCIIFPNSQTQIDDE, from the coding sequence ATGATCGAACGCTCAAACCCAACTCCTGAAGTTGACTTTTCTTCTACTACAACTACAGCCAGTGAAGCAATCTTGGTTCCTTCAGACATCCTATGTAGTTGTACTCCACTCACAAATCTCAACAGAGAAGACACAGTCTTGTTACATGAAATCTTTTCTTCAATGCCTGTGTCCCCTGAGTTATTGGACCAAATTTTACCTGACATAGGCGAAACTGCAAGAAGGATTCTAAGTCGTGAAAGGTGTGACTCCAACACGCGGGAGATTGTTGTGAACCTTCATGTTACCACGTACATTGTTGTTCAAGATTCTGATATCTATGATGATGATCTCTGTCAAAACTTTTCTGAACTAGCACAATTCGTGAATCTGTTGGAGAGATCCAAAATTGATGAGCAAGATGATGATGCTGAATGCGCTATTTGCTTGGAGAAATTTGGCCATGGTAATGAAGATTCAAGTGTAGAAGTTGTTCGCACAAATTGCTCGCATGTTTTTCATGATCACTGCATGTTCCGCTGGCTCCGAGGTTGTTCCAACTGTCAGTCGCCGTATTCTTGTCCATTGTGCCGCTGCATCATATTTCCAAATTCACAGACACAGATAGATGATGAATAG